The stretch of DNA CGCCGATTGTTTTCCCCTGTAACGAAAGGGTGTCTGCGGCAAAAGCAGCGCCCGATGCCAGTGACACCAGCCCAATAGCCGCAGATAAAAGTCTTGTTTGAACCCTCATTGCTATAATTATCCTGTATTCATCGTTCACTAAAGCGACAGCATGACAACAAGCTTTATCAAGCCAAAATAAAAAATAGATATATCTTATACTTTCACAGCCATGTCATTAAGTCACTTTAGAATGCGGCGAATGAACATGAAAAAAACACATGTAAAACATACAACAAGAAAATAATTCAACCACATCAAAGACAAGGATTTAATTATTTTTTGGCGAAAACAAAACGCCTTAAAATAAAATTAAACGGCGATATATCCTCGCCAGTTAATTATAAATCCTGCCAGCCAATATAAATGAAACAGTATTCGCTAAAGTTCTGCCTGTTTACCTGATTTTTCATCGCCAGATGAATTTCCTCTTTGCTCCCACCTCCCCGTATGATGCCGCTTTAGCCCTATCGATAACGCACGGTACAAGCATGAAAGCGGAACATCAGCTGGCGGTAATGCACTGGGGAACCTACCAGGTCACCACCGAGGGCGAGCGTATTGCCGCCATTTCTCCCGTCTCCTGGGACAAAAATCCTTCCCGTATCGGCCAGTCTCTGGCTGACGCCGTTACCGGCAATACGCGCATTCGCCGCCCGGCGGTTCGTCTCGGCTATCTGCAAAACGGCCCGGCCTCTCGTGAAGGCAGAGGGAAAGAACCGTTTGTCGAGGTGAGCTGGGAGCAGGCGCTGGATCTGCTGGCGCGGGACCTCCGCTCGGTGCAGGAGCGCTGCGGCAACGAGGCGATTTTTGGCGGCTCTTATGGCTGGGCCAGCGCCGGGCGCTTTCACCATGCCCAAAGCCAGCTGCACCGTTTTCTTAAAGGCTTTGGCGGCTACACCGCCAGTACAAATACCTACAGCAGCGCGGCCGGAGAACGGATCCTGCCGCATATTCTTGGCCCGTTAAGCCCGCTGCATAAGCAACACACTCATTTCTCGGTGCTGGCAGAACATTGCGAGATGTTCGTGGCCATCGGGGGATTGCCGCTCAGAAACGCCCAGGTCAACGGCGGCGGCGCAAACGACCACATGCTGAAGCACTGGCTGGAACGCCTTGAGCAAAACGGCGTGCAGTTCGTGAATATCAGCCCGGTGCAAAACGATCTCAGCGCCGTAGAAAGCGCCCGCTGGCTGGCGATTCGCCCCGGCACGGATACGGCGCTGCTGCTGGCGCTGTGCCATACGCTGATTGCGGAGTCCCTGCACGATATGGCCTTTATCAGCAGCCATACCGTCGGCTTCGAGCAGCTGCGCCGCTATCTTTTCGGCGAGCACGACGGCGTGCCAAAAACCGCCGGCTGGGCGGCGGGCATTACCGGCATTGATGCCGAACAAATTTTAACGCTGGCTCGTACCATGGCGGGCAAGCGCACCATGATCAATATTTCCTGGTCCATTCAGCGCGCCCGCCAGGGAGAACAGGCGTACTGGGCCACCGTGGCGCTGACTTCCCTGCTTGGCCAGATAGGCACGCCTGGTGGAGGTTTGGCTTTCGGCTACGCCTGTACCAACCTTGCCGGGGCTGCACGAGTGCCTTTTTCCGGGCCTCGCCTTCCCGCCGGTGAGAACAAGATAAAAACGGCAATCCCTGTAGCTCGCTTATCGGACATGCTGCTGAATCCCGGCGGTGAATATGAATTTGATGGCAAGCTTTGCCGTTATCCCGACATCCGGCTCGTCTACTGGGCGGGCGGCAACGCCTTCCACCATCATCAGGATCTCAATCGCCTGGTTGAGGCCTGGCGTCGCCCGGAAACCGTTGTTGCCCACGAGCAGTACTGGACGGCGCAGGCGAAGTTTTCCGACATTGTGCTGCCGGTGACCACTTCCCTCGAACGTGACGATATCGGCAGCGGCAGCCACGACGGCTTTCTGATTGCCATGCGCCGGCAAATACCGGCGCTGGCTGAAGCTCAGGATGACTACACCATTTTCTGCGGGCTGGCGAAAAGGCTGGGCTTTTACGACACCTTCAGCGAAGGGCGTACGGCCGCTGACTGGTTACCGCACCTGTATGAATCTTCGCGGGAGAGAGCGCAGGAAGATGGGGTGGAGCTTCCCTCTTTTGGCACCTTCTGGGAAGAGGGAAAACTAGAGTTCACGCCTCCCGCCGAGCCACAAATCTTGCTGGCCGATTTCCGCGCCGATCCCGATCGCTTTCCGCTGTCCACGCCGTCGGGAAAAATCGAGCTTTATTCAGAAACCGTGGCCGGATTCGGCTACCGGGAATGTCCGGGCTATCCGTTTTGGGACGCCGAAGAGGCGGCTTATCAGCAACATCTGGCGCAAAAGTGGCCTTTGCATCTGCTTTCCAGCCAGCCACGGACCCGGCTTCACAGTCAGTACGACCACGGCAGCGTAAGCCGGGCAACCAAAATTCACGGGCGTGAACCGCTGTGGATGCACCCCACAGATGCACAAAAGCGCGGGATCCAGGAAGGTGAAGTGGTGAAAGTCTTTAATAACCGGGGTGCGATACTGGCGGGCGTTCATATCAGCGACCAAATCCTGCCGGGCGTGGTTCAGATCTCTACCGGAGCATGGTACGACCCGATGGATCCCTCCACGCCCGGCTCTTTGGATAAACACGGCAATCCGAATGTGTTGACCGAGGATCGAGGTTCTTCACGCCTCGGCCAGGGCTGCAGCGCCCAAAGTTGCCGGGTGGAAATTGAGCTTTGGCGCGAAGCGTTACCGCCGATTACCGCGTTTGATCCACCGGCTTTCGTAGCCTGAGAGATTAGGTAATATTCTCCTGCAGCCTCTCGGCGAGCGCGCTTTTCAGAAAAGCAGCACAGGCGCTGACCTCGCGAGAGGCTTTATTGATCGGCGGATAAAGCAAAAAGGCGCTGAACGACGGGACGGTGTATTCCGGCAGCAGCGTGACGAGCTGGCCGCTTTCCAGCGCCTGTCGGCACACCGGGTATTGCAGAACGCCGAGGGCCTGGCCAATCCTCATGCATACTGGGGAGATGCGGTGGATCACTATCAGCCATTCATGACGGAGGAACAGGGATGCGTGGCACAGCTGGGTTCGCTGGGCATTCAGCCAGAAGATATTCGCTATGTATTACTTTCCCATCTGCATTCCGACCATACCGGCGCGATTGGACGCTTTCCAAATGCTTTGCATATTGTGCAGCGCCGGGAATACGACTATGCCTTTAAGCCCGACTGGTTCGCCGCAGGCGCATACTGCCGCAATGATTTTGCCCGTCCGAACCTGAACTGGCAGCTGCTGGATGAGGACGGCTTTGATTTGTACGGCGACGGAACGCTGCGCTGTATCTCTACGCCGGGCCACTCCCCCGGCCATCAGTCATTCCTGATTACGCTTGCCAGCGGCCTGAGCTTCACTCTGGCAATTGATGCCGCCTATACGCTGGATCATTTTTACGATCGCGCGCTTCCGGGCTTTATGACTTCGGCCAGCGAGGCGGCGCGCTCAGTCGCAAAACTGCGGGCGTTAACCGAGCAACACTCGGCGAAACCGATCCCCGGCCACGATCCCGACGTCTGGCCGCAGTTCACGCTGGCGCCTGGCTGGTACGAGTAAATCAGGCTCCCTCCTCGCTAAGCGGCACGGGCAGACTGAGGGTGATTAACAGCCCGCCTTCGGCAGGCAGGCTGGCGAGAATGCTGCCGTCATGCGCGCCGCAAATTTCTCTCGCAATGGAAAGCCCCAGCCCGCTGCCGCCTGAGTCTCTGGCTCTTGAGCGCTCTCCACGCGTGAAGCGCTCGAAAATGTGGGGCAGATAATCCACGGCGACGCCTGGCCCGGTATCCTGAAACGTTATCTCAATGTGCTGCTCGAAGTGGCGAAAACGAATAAACATTCGATCGTCCCGGCCGCAATAGCGAAGCATGTTTTCGATAATGATGGTGAAAACCTGCCCCAGCCTGGCTTCGTCGCCAACGTAATAAAACTCATCCCCCGCCTCAACGGAAACAAACATCCCGGCGGCTTCCAGCTGGGGTTTTAACCATGAAACGCGTTCTATTAACGTCTCACGGAGAGTAAATACGCTGCGCTGGAGCGTTAATTGCCCCGCGCTCGCCAGGGAGAGAAAATGCAAATCGTCGGTAAGATGGCTGAGGTTTTTTAACTGCGTCATCACCATATTCAGCTGTTTTTCATCGGCAGGAAACACGCCGTCTATCATGCCCTGGAGCCGCCCCATTGCTGCGGTTAACGGTGAACGCAGTTCGTGCGCGGCGGCCACGTGCGAGGCCTTAAGTTCGCGTTCGTACAGCGCCAGCTGGCTAATCATTTTATTGAAGTTGCTGGCGAAGCGAATCACCTCTTCCGGGCATTCACCCACCAGCTTCGCCTGCTGGCTGAAGTCGCCCTGAGTGACGTTCTCCGCCACGTCCGTCAGGCTGCGAAACTGCGCCGCAAGCGGGCGCGTTGCGCGCAAGCAGCTGACGATCACAAACGGCGTCGCCATCGAAATAAAGATGAACAGCCAGCCCCAGTTAAGCGAGCTGATGGAAGGCGTACTGTACTCAATCCCCCACCGGGCATCCACGATGTCATGAAAACGAACAATGTTTAAATCAGGGTTTGCCCGCAGCGTCAGAAACTCCTGATAGGCCGCCGGGGACATATGATGCACAACCCAGTAATACTGAACCGCGTAGATACTCCACATCGCCAGCACAATGAAAAACAGCACGCTGACGGCCACCACGATGATTCGAATCGATATCCATAGCAGCAGTGATTTGCTCTTTTTGTCTTTCATGGTTTGCAGAACCGGTAGCCGATCCCGCGTACGTTCAGGATCAGGTTATCAACGCCCGCGGCCTCAAGCTTTTTTCTTAAGTTGTAGACGTGCGTGTCCACCACTCGCTCAAGGGCATCGCTTTCAGGGAGGCATTCTTCAAGCAGATACTGCCGGCTTAACGGCCTGGTCGACGCCCGCATTAGCGTCTTCAAAATAGAAAACTCGGTGAGCGTTAAGTCCAGACGCAGAGCGCCGTCGCCATTTGCCTTCACCTGCGCCACCATATTGGTAACGTCAACTTCAAGCGGCCCCCAGCGCAGCACATCTTCTACAGGACTTTGGTTGACCTGGCTACGCCTTAACACCGCCTGCACGCGGGCCATGACTTCACCGGGATTGTAGGGCTTCACCACGTAGTCATCGGCGCCGTAACGCAAAGCGCCAATCTTGTCGTAGGGCTCGCCCATTGCCGTTATCATAATGACCGGCGTGTTGCCCCTTCGCCGCACGGCGGCAAGGATTTCTGTGCCGTTCATGCCGGGTAGCATGACGTCCAGCAGGATAAGATCGGGCTTCCACGTTAACACCGTATTCATGCCCGCCAGGCCGTCACCCGCCACCGAGACGCTATACCCTTCACGCGTGAGATAGGCCTCTAACACATTTGCCGCATCGGCATCATCTTCAATGACCAGGACCCGTTTATTTTTCATTTAATGTTACCTTGACAGTTTCTTCACAAATCCCTGGCAGTTCATTGATAAGCCCTCAGCATAATCCTTTTACTTACTGAGTTAAGCATGCACGAAAATATAAACACCTGACAATGAGAATCATAATGTTAACGAAGAAAAGCACAAAATACATAATCGCACCGCTGCTAATCTCAGGTATTTCATCTGTATATGCAAGTGAATTTAATGCTGATGAAACCGCTATTACTTTTGGTCTTGGCGCCGTGTCTTCTCCGCGCTATAGCGGTGCCAATGAGCAGAGCTCTACTGTTATTCCGCTAATTCATATCCAGAAGAACAATATTTTCTTTGATTCGATAAATGGGCTTGGCATACATCTTCAAAACGATAATGGTTTATATATAGAGCCGACGC from Cedecea neteri encodes:
- a CDS encoding response regulator; translated protein: MKNKRVLVIEDDADAANVLEAYLTREGYSVSVAGDGLAGMNTVLTWKPDLILLDVMLPGMNGTEILAAVRRRGNTPVIMITAMGEPYDKIGALRYGADDYVVKPYNPGEVMARVQAVLRRSQVNQSPVEDVLRWGPLEVDVTNMVAQVKANGDGALRLDLTLTEFSILKTLMRASTRPLSRQYLLEECLPESDALERVVDTHVYNLRKKLEAAGVDNLILNVRGIGYRFCKP
- a CDS encoding sensor histidine kinase, with protein sequence MKDKKSKSLLLWISIRIIVVAVSVLFFIVLAMWSIYAVQYYWVVHHMSPAAYQEFLTLRANPDLNIVRFHDIVDARWGIEYSTPSISSLNWGWLFIFISMATPFVIVSCLRATRPLAAQFRSLTDVAENVTQGDFSQQAKLVGECPEEVIRFASNFNKMISQLALYERELKASHVAAAHELRSPLTAAMGRLQGMIDGVFPADEKQLNMVMTQLKNLSHLTDDLHFLSLASAGQLTLQRSVFTLRETLIERVSWLKPQLEAAGMFVSVEAGDEFYYVGDEARLGQVFTIIIENMLRYCGRDDRMFIRFRHFEQHIEITFQDTGPGVAVDYLPHIFERFTRGERSRARDSGGSGLGLSIAREICGAHDGSILASLPAEGGLLITLSLPVPLSEEGA
- a CDS encoding molybdopterin-dependent oxidoreductase, whose product is MKAEHQLAVMHWGTYQVTTEGERIAAISPVSWDKNPSRIGQSLADAVTGNTRIRRPAVRLGYLQNGPASREGRGKEPFVEVSWEQALDLLARDLRSVQERCGNEAIFGGSYGWASAGRFHHAQSQLHRFLKGFGGYTASTNTYSSAAGERILPHILGPLSPLHKQHTHFSVLAEHCEMFVAIGGLPLRNAQVNGGGANDHMLKHWLERLEQNGVQFVNISPVQNDLSAVESARWLAIRPGTDTALLLALCHTLIAESLHDMAFISSHTVGFEQLRRYLFGEHDGVPKTAGWAAGITGIDAEQILTLARTMAGKRTMINISWSIQRARQGEQAYWATVALTSLLGQIGTPGGGLAFGYACTNLAGAARVPFSGPRLPAGENKIKTAIPVARLSDMLLNPGGEYEFDGKLCRYPDIRLVYWAGGNAFHHHQDLNRLVEAWRRPETVVAHEQYWTAQAKFSDIVLPVTTSLERDDIGSGSHDGFLIAMRRQIPALAEAQDDYTIFCGLAKRLGFYDTFSEGRTAADWLPHLYESSRERAQEDGVELPSFGTFWEEGKLEFTPPAEPQILLADFRADPDRFPLSTPSGKIELYSETVAGFGYRECPGYPFWDAEEAAYQQHLAQKWPLHLLSSQPRTRLHSQYDHGSVSRATKIHGREPLWMHPTDAQKRGIQEGEVVKVFNNRGAILAGVHISDQILPGVVQISTGAWYDPMDPSTPGSLDKHGNPNVLTEDRGSSRLGQGCSAQSCRVEIELWREALPPITAFDPPAFVA